The following are encoded in a window of Malassezia japonica chromosome 7, complete sequence genomic DNA:
- a CDS encoding uncharacterized protein (SECRETED:SignalP(1-20)): protein MQFTRIFAATAVVAASVAMASPAAQPPVVADAGLQRRSSSSKSSCGDGLLGELDKTLESILPELKPLLEAVDATETELGKAIPLVGDLLDLLKAICIG, encoded by the exons ATGCAGTTCACTCGTATCTTTGCCGCTACTGCCGTTgtcgccgcctcggtggcCATGGCCtcgcctgccgcgcagccTCCTGTTGTCGCTGACGCCGGCCtccagcgccgctcgagcagcagcaaaAGCTCTTGCGGCGACGGTCTCCTTGGCGA GCTCGACAAGACGCTCGAGAGCATCCTCCCCGAGCTGAAGCCCCTGCTGGAAGCTGTTGACGCTACTGagaccgagctcggcaaggccaTCCCCCTTGTTGGTGACCTCCTTGACCTCCTCAAGGCGATCTGCATCGGTTAA
- the VAM6 gene encoding Vacuolar morphogenesis protein 6 (COG:U; BUSCO:EOG09260OCI; EggNog:ENOG503NY6X): protein MMDGVFAAHAAVRALPDGASALACTDETVVASYAVPATQEWAGPSTQTVSRRSVEQVVRVPRTDYLALVSDGCVMLWDEKSKPVRLPPTKTAKAVAVGTWTESAARSRRRPRASRAVGLRGMDEIAEEMQSPGGVVHVSMLAVACRRHLVVYRWVDGVFWDQKELGLPHAPLTLAVLPGQGIFVGCAVDDYVRVQVPSVHASTAASLPQRSAETGATALVVGDWTDDSEWPVYAVTIPPSLAPAPEPARGWGLMTRRPPPLLLALDTHVLVGLEQCGVLVDGVGRARRTPQLAWDAPPRAIVDAAPYLVLVPSSGAHLAIHMRNTLRLVQTVPLDGGSEARMLAASGAAVYAALGGRAALSLLALRSRPWAAQLEDLERAGEYDEALTLLDMLDAKQLPDVASRRARMQGLVGVQRFEQGEYDAAMDLFIEVDMNPAKVLALYPPEISGALARGSGAWRALFGAQQSVGRSDERETPRAALDALARFLTDRRRVVRPLVAHLSSASSQEPRAAEALLALPISHTALETLDEEQLMLVAQLVDTALFKTFLHTKPALVGPLCRVDNWCEVRQVERLLKAHGMSQELVALYRAKSMHREALALLREQAQDAHGEDKVRPTIEYLQALGSDDVDLVLEYAHWVLAADPVRGMEIFTDACRLPRLRVVEDLEAFDPALCITYLNYLLSKDEGEPMLHTKLALLYLQQCQGKEGDAYQALLDHLHTSTQYDARALLPALPPAPAFAAAHAEVLGRLGRHDEALHLYVVHLEDLAAAERYCIDANAPSIWIMLLRLALEHSEDRRAALGLLARHAAEMPVDDALALLPKSSTVRDVQEYLCKALRAQASERSTLQVVQHVAERRADDVGDALRSRQQRHVLVAESRTCAQCQRRLGNAVLAVMPGSGKTLHYYCAHEGKRLR, encoded by the exons ATGATGGACGGCGTctttgcggcgcacgccgcggtgcgtgcgctcccGGACGGGGCGAGTGCGCTGGCGTGTACCG ATGAGACGGT CGTCGCGTCGTACGCTGTGCCGGCCACCCAGGAGTGGGCCGGGCCGAGCACCCAGACAGTGTCGCGGCGgagcgtcgagcaggtggtgcgggtgccgcgcaccgactacctcgcgctcgtgtcCGACGGGTGTGTGATGCTGTGGGACGAGAAAAGCAAGCcggtgcgcctgccgccgaCCAAGACGGCCAAGGCGGTGGCCGTCGGGACGTGGACCGAgtcggcagcgcgctcacggcgccggccgcgtgcCTCGCGTGCGGTCGGCCTGCGGGGCATGGACGAGATTGCAGAGGAAATGCAGTcgccgggcggcgtcgtgcacgtATCGatgctcgccgtcgcctgccggcggcacctcgtcgtcTACCGCTGGGTCGACGGGGTCTTTTGGGACCAAAAAGAGCTCGGCCTGCCTCATGCGCCGCTCACGCTCGCGGTGCTTCCTGGGCAGGGGATCTTTGTGGGGTGCGCGGTCGACGACTACGTCCGCGTGCAGGTGCCGTCCGTCCAtgcgtcgaccgccgcctcgttgccccagcgcagcgcggaaaccggcgcgacggcgctcgtcgtggGCGACTGGACCGACGACAGCGAGTGGCCGGTGTACGCAGTGACGATCCCcccgtcgctcgcgccggcgcccgagcccgcgCGGGGCTGGGGCCTGATGACGCGCCGTCCCccgccgctgctgctcgcccTCGATACCCATGTCCTTGTGGGGCTCGAGCAGTGCGGCGTGCTTGTGGATGGCgtgggccgcgcgcggcgtacgccgcagctcgcgtGGGACGCCCCCCCGCGGGCGATTGTCGATGCGGCGCCCTACCTGGTGCTCGTTCCGAGTTCCGGGGCGCACCTTGCGATCCATATGCGCAATACGCTGCGGCTTGTGCAgaccgtgccgctcgacggcggcagcgaggcgcggatgctggccgcgagcggcgcggcggtgtacgccgcgctgggcgggcgtgctgcgctgtcgctcctggcgctgcgctcgcgcccgtgggctgcgcagctcgaggatctcgagcgcgccggcgagtacgacgaggcgctgacgctcctcgacatGCTGGACGCGAAGCAGCTGCCCGACGTCGCTtcccgccgcgcccgcaTGCAAGGgctggtcggcgtgcagcgcttTGAGCAAGGCGAGTACGACGCGGCGATGGACCTCTTTATCGAGGTCGACATGAACCCCGCCAAGGTCCTTGCGCTGTATCCCCCCGAGATTTCTGGCGCCCTTGCACGCGGCTCTGGGGCGTGGCGtgcgctctttggcgcgcagcagagCGTAGGCAGGtcggacgagcgcgagacgccgcgtgcggcgctcgatgcactcgcgcgcttcctcaccgaccgccgccgcgtggtGCGCCCACTTGTCGCGCACCTCTCGAGTGCCTCGTCGCAGGAGCCCCGCGCGGCagaggcgctccttgcgctgccgaTCAGCcacacggcgctcgagacgctcgacgaggagcagctgATGCTCGTCGCAcagctcgtcgacacggcgctcttCAAGACATTTCTGCATACCAagccggcgctcgtcgggcCGCTGTGCCGTGTGGACAACTGGTGCGAGGTGCGCCAGGTCGAGCGGCTGCTCAAGGCGCACGGCATGTCGCAGGAGCTCGTGGCGCTGTACCGTGCCAAGAGCATGCACCGCGAGGCTCTGGCcctgctgcgtgagcaggcgcaggacgcacACGGCGAGGACAAGGTGCGCCCGACGATCGAGTacctgcaggcgctcgggaGCGACGACGTGGACCTCGTGCTGGAGTACGCCCACTGGGTCCTTGCCGCGGACCCCGTGCGCGGCATGGAGATCTTTACGGATGCGTgccgcctgccgcggctgcgcgtcgtcgaggacctcgaggcgtTCGACCCTGCGCTGTGCATTACCTACCTCAACTACCTGCTGAGCAAAgacgagggcgagccgATGCTGCATAccaagctcgcgctgctctaCCTGCAGCAGTGCCAAGGCAAGGAGGGCGACGCGtaccaggcgctgctcgaccacCTGCACACGTCGACGCAGtacgatgcgcgcgcgctcctcccTGCGCTCCCCCCCGCGCCCGCGtttgccgcggcgcacgccgaggtgcttgggcgcctcgggcgccacgacgaggcgctgcacctctATGTCGTGCACCTCGAGgacctcgcggcggccgagcgctaCTGTATTGACGCGAACGCGCCCAGCATCTGGATTatgctgctgcgcctcgcgctcgagcactccgaggaccgccgcgcggcgctcggcctgcttgcgcggcacgcagccgaaatgccggtcgacgacgcgcttgcgctcctgcccAAGTCGTCCACGGTACGCGACGTGCAAGAGTACCTGTgcaaggcgctgcgtgcccaGGCGTcggagcgcagcacgctTCAAGTcgtgcagcacgtcgccgagcggcgtgccgacgacgtcggcgacgcgctgcgcagcaggcagcagcgccatgtgctcgtcgccgagtcgcgcaCGTGTGCGCAGTGccagcggcggctcggcaaTGCCGTGCTTGCCGTGATGCCGGGCTCGGGCAAGACACTGCACTACTACTGCGCGCACGAAGGCAAACGGCTTCGATAG
- a CDS encoding 8-amino-7-oxononanoate synthase (COG:E; EggNog:ENOG503NVVS), giving the protein MLGEQLAAALRRREALGTRRHLLLGDADTAARFEKCADFSSNDYLSIARSSEGRAGLVERITAQRLAMGSTGSRLLDGDSAQHTQLEARIARHFHGESALLFNSGYDANVSLLTTLPQPGDVVVYDALVHASMHDGMRASRAKACQSFGHNDPRDLDRVLGSMAREGNVFLALESVYSMDGTVCCLDELIAVLQKHVPYERQCVLVDEAHAVGVYGAKGSGLVAALGRYDDVAVRLVTFGKALGCAGAAVLCPPLWREYLLNYARPLIYSTSLAPPSVAAIDAVLDILDKDSVRQDVVHARTRRMYSALGRHAPPHERVPASPIVPYRTPHAKAMAAFLQEQGFLVRGVCYPTVPRGEERVRICIHTHNTDAEIDALAAAIAQWNAKRAVL; this is encoded by the coding sequence atgctcggcgagcagctcgcagcggcgctgcggcggcgcgaggcgctcgggacgcggcggcacctgctcctcggcgacgcggacaCTGCGGCGCGGTTCGAAAAGTGTGCCGACTTTTCGTCGAACGACTACCTCTCGATCGCGCGATCGAGCGAGGGGCGCGCGGGGCTCGTGGAGCGCAtcacggcgcagcgcctcgcgatGGGCAGCACTGGAAGCCGCCTGCTGGACGGCGACTCGGCGCAGCATACGCAGCTGGAAGCACGGATTGCGCGGCACTTTCATGGGGAGTCGGCGCTCTTGTTCAATAGCGGGTACGACGCGAACGTGTCGCTCCTCACGACGCTGCCCCAGCCGGGCGACGTCGTGGtgtacgacgcgctggTGCACGCAAGCATGCACGACGGTAtgcgggcgtcgcgcgcaaagGCGTGCCAGTCCTTTGGCCACAACGACCCGCGCGATCTCGACCGCGTCCTGGGGAGCATGGCACGGGAAGGCAATGTCtttctcgcgctcgagagcgTGTACAGCATGGACGGCACCGTGTGctgcctcgacgagctcatCGCTGTCCTACAAAAGCATGTCCCTTACGAGCGTCAGTGCGTCTTGGTAGACGAGGCGCATGCGGTCGGCGTGTATGGGGCAAAAGGGAGCGGCctggtcgcggcgctcggacggtacgacgacgtcgccgtgcgcctcgtcacCTTTGGCAAGGCGCTGGGGTGTgcgggcgcggccgtgctgTGCCCGCCGCTCTGGCGCGAATATCTCCTGAACTATGCACGCCCGCTGATTTATTCGACgtcgcttgcgccgccgagcgtcgctgcgatcgacgcggtgctcgatATCCTGGACAAGGACAGCGTGCGCCAGGACGTGGTGCATGCACGGACACGGCGCATGTACAGCGCACTGGGACgccatgcgccgccgcacgaaCGAGTGCCAGCCTCGCCCATCGTGCCGtaccgcacgccgcacgccaAGGCCATGGCAGCCTTCCTCCAAGAGCAAGGGTTcctcgtgcgcggcgtctgcTACCCCACCGTCCCACGCGGCGAAGAGCGCGTGCGGATATGTATTCATACGCACAACACGGATGCGGAaatcgatgcgctcgctgcaGCCATCGCGCAGTGGAATGCAAAAAGGGCAGTTCTATAG
- a CDS encoding uncharacterized protein (SECRETED:SignalP(1-25)): protein MQFTRIFAATAVVAASVAMASPAAQAPVVADAGLQRRSNSSKPCGGGLLGVLDNVLEEIVPEVKPLLEGLDATEDQIGKAIPLVGDLLDLLKEICIG, encoded by the exons ATGCAGTTCACTCGTATCTTTGCCGCTACTGCCGTTgtcgccgcctcggtggcCATGGCTtcgcctgccgcgcaggcCCCTGTTGTCGCTGACGCCGGCCtccagcgccgctcgaACAGCAGCAAGCCCTGCGGTGGTGGTCTCCTTGGCGT CCTTGACAACGTTCTCGAGGAGATCGTGCCCGAAGTCAAGCCTCTACTCGAGGGCCTTGATGCTACCGAGGACCAGATTGGCAAGGCCATTCCTCTCGTTGGTGACCTCCTTGACCTCCTCAAGGAGATCTGCATCGGTTAA
- a CDS encoding uncharacterized protein (EggNog:ENOG503NWIV; BUSCO:EOG09264829; COG:S) → MELVDVMDEHCRALYGTGDAPVVDEDDMDALRNGAPPAAAPPPPAADDIEAQIRGELAQLRAPKTRSTRLVSLETDTECLCFIKCAPPVDAGRVIRRVLEDVEKTGESRSRFVQRLAPVNTLCRAETEAIRTAATHVLPRFFTSERPRTYRIEPRIRSHTSLSRDTLIPLIASCIPDNAAHRVDLANAEIVILVEVLKNVCGIGAMEDYERLGKLNVQTLAQRAQNLAPSRVGDGKAKKDEDAAEQEKVTETLTHDVPRAADAEVESAQDP, encoded by the exons ATGGAGCTGGTCGATGTGATGGACGAG CACTGCCGCGCGCTGTACGGCAccggcgatgcgcccgtTGTGGACGAAGATGATATGGATGCGCTGAGGAAtggagcgccgcccgccgcggcgcctcctcctccggccgccgacgacatTGAAGCGCAGATCCGCGGCGAGTTGGCTCAGCTGCGTGCTCCCAAGACGCGTtcgacgcgcctcgtgtCCCTCGAGACGGACACCGAGTGCCTGTGTTTTATCAagtgtgcgccgcccgtggATGCAGGGCGAGTCATCCGGCGCGTGTTGGAAGACGTTGAAAAGACGGGCGAGTCGCGTTCTCGGTtcgtccagcgcctcgcgcctgTCAACACGCTCTGCCGCGCCGAGACCGAGGCGATCCGGACGGCTGCGACGCATGTCCTGCCGCGTTTCTTTACGTCGGAGCGCCCGAGGACG TATCGTATTGAGCCCCGTATCCGCTCGCACACTTCGCTGtcgcgcgacacgctcaTCCCCCTGATTGCCTCGTGCATCCCCGAcaatgcggcgcaccgcgtggACCTCGCCAATGCCGAGATTGTGATtctcgtcgaggtgctcaagAATGTGTGTGGAATCGGTGCGATGGAAGACTacgagcggctcggcaaGCTCAATGtccagacgctcgcgcagcgtgcccaGAACCTCGCACCGTCGCGtgtcggcgacggcaaggCGAAGAaagacgaggacgcggcggagcAGGAAAAGGTCACCGAGACTCTTACGCACGACGTGCCTCGGGCGGCGGATGCCGAGGTGGAGAGCGCACAAGACCCCTGA